A region from the Peromyscus leucopus breed LL Stock chromosome 9, UCI_PerLeu_2.1, whole genome shotgun sequence genome encodes:
- the LOC114690213 gene encoding 60S ribosomal protein L39-like, whose translation MSSHKTFRIKRFLTKKQKKNRPIPQWIHMKTGNKIRYNSKRRHWKRTKPGL comes from the coding sequence ATGTCTTCTCACAAGACTTTCAGAATCAAGCGATTCCTgaccaagaaacaaaagaaaaaccgtCCTATCCCTCAGTGGATTCATATGAAAACCGGTAACAAAATAAGGTACAACTCCAAGAGAAGACACTGGAAGAGAACAAAGCCGGGTCTGTAA